A genomic window from Calditrichota bacterium includes:
- a CDS encoding MFS transporter, producing the protein MKKDTRFSENRLATYSWILYDFANTIYSMNVVTMYFSTWIVVDLALGDQYVSFANSMSMLIVALTMPILGEISDRYHRRMPFLIAYTLICVTFTALIGVAGIVNTDPRQRVQLGILFFIIANYTYQGGLVFYNALLPTVTSPRSLGRVSGYGVAIGYLGSIMGLMFVLPFVEGAFFGVKIPFIHAGGSVAAFIPSAILFLIFALPAFVFIKENTAAKPRESFRLDLRTSFKKIWEGISNTRKYPGVRRFLIAKFFYEDAIQTIIIFMAVYAQKVMGFSKAGTTEFFIVLIPSAIVGSAIFGILTDHFGPQKTLTIVLLGWIVSLTILIITHKLIIFWITGAFIGIFMGSTWTAARPLLISLVPKEMLGEFFGLYSLSGKIAAIFGPIVWATAVNVFAKYGTIFKYKAAIGALTVMIVIGLILVQKVPNVKKEVLAEKI; encoded by the coding sequence ATGAAAAAAGACACCCGCTTCTCAGAAAATCGACTGGCAACCTATTCCTGGATTCTTTACGATTTTGCCAATACCATCTATTCCATGAACGTCGTTACCATGTATTTTTCTACGTGGATCGTTGTGGACCTTGCGCTGGGAGATCAGTACGTTTCTTTCGCCAATTCCATGTCTATGCTCATCGTAGCGTTGACCATGCCGATCTTGGGAGAAATTTCCGACCGCTACCATCGCCGCATGCCGTTTCTCATCGCCTACACGCTCATTTGCGTCACCTTCACGGCGCTGATTGGCGTCGCCGGCATTGTGAACACCGACCCTCGCCAGCGCGTGCAATTGGGCATCCTTTTTTTCATCATCGCCAATTACACCTATCAAGGCGGTCTGGTATTTTACAACGCGCTGCTGCCGACGGTTACTTCTCCTCGCAGTCTGGGACGCGTTTCCGGCTACGGCGTTGCCATTGGCTACCTCGGTTCAATTATGGGGCTAATGTTTGTGCTGCCGTTTGTCGAGGGCGCATTTTTTGGCGTCAAGATTCCGTTCATTCACGCCGGTGGCAGCGTTGCTGCGTTCATTCCTTCGGCGATATTGTTTTTAATCTTTGCGTTGCCCGCTTTTGTTTTTATCAAAGAAAACACAGCAGCGAAGCCGCGGGAGTCTTTTCGGCTGGATTTACGGACTTCATTCAAAAAAATCTGGGAAGGCATTTCCAATACGCGCAAATATCCCGGCGTCAGGCGATTTCTGATCGCCAAGTTTTTTTACGAGGACGCAATTCAAACAATTATCATCTTCATGGCGGTTTACGCGCAAAAAGTAATGGGATTTTCCAAGGCGGGAACCACTGAATTTTTTATTGTACTCATTCCGTCGGCGATTGTCGGCTCCGCAATTTTCGGCATTTTAACCGACCACTTCGGCCCGCAAAAAACGTTAACCATCGTGCTATTGGGCTGGATCGTCAGCTTGACAATTCTGATCATCACCCACAAATTAATCATTTTCTGGATCACCGGAGCCTTCATTGGCATTTTCATGGGTTCCACCTGGACAGCGGCGCGGCCGTTACTTATTTCGCTGGTGCCTAAAGAAATGCTGGGCGAATTTTTCGGTCTCTATTCTTTGTCCGGAAAAATCGCCGCGATCTTCGGCCCTATCGTCTGGGCAACGGCTGTCAATGTTTTTGCCAAATATGGCACAATTTTCAAATACAAAGCTGCCATTGGCGCGCTCACGGTGATGATTGTGATTGGCCTTATTTTAGTACAAAAAGTACCAAACGTTAAAAAAGAAGTGTTAGCTGAAAAAATCTGA
- a CDS encoding T9SS type A sorting domain-containing protein, with amino-acid sequence MSKNLLFILLFLLRALGAPAVAQVHVTLPDTAVGADTDLIVPIIVDTLDPYNVISLDFTLVYDSNLLTANDTLLANALVKQFMLMQTNLSKADTVSFAGFGIFPITGGDTLIKILFHSTSNSGLCPLTFASIRFNEGDPTAIISDGIVRVNLAPIPVELSSFQCETRGHKIYLNWTTLSEKNNYGFSVQRAICQNLISEPDINSWKKISFVPGHGTTADRHDYEFRDDAENFSNCFLYYRLKQIDVDGSFKFSPIRQIHLLPRRFSLAQNFPNPFNSATKVKFTTPFSGTASVHVYNVRGQKIFTLIDRKTMPAGSHEFSIDMNSYPAGVYFYEINFVGERNFHQTNKMIYLK; translated from the coding sequence ATGTCCAAAAATTTACTTTTCATTCTTCTTTTTCTCTTACGCGCTCTGGGCGCGCCGGCAGTGGCTCAAGTTCATGTCACTTTGCCGGATACCGCCGTAGGCGCCGACACTGACCTAATTGTGCCGATTATTGTTGACACGCTGGATCCTTACAATGTTATTTCTCTTGATTTCACGCTGGTTTACGATAGCAACCTCCTGACAGCAAACGATACGCTACTCGCAAATGCTCTGGTAAAACAATTCATGTTAATGCAGACAAATTTGTCAAAAGCCGATACCGTATCGTTTGCCGGCTTCGGAATTTTTCCCATTACAGGAGGAGATACGCTCATTAAAATTTTATTTCACTCGACCAGCAATTCCGGACTTTGTCCGCTCACATTTGCTTCGATCCGTTTCAACGAAGGGGATCCGACGGCAATTATCAGCGACGGCATCGTTCGCGTCAACCTGGCTCCGATCCCGGTTGAACTGTCGTCTTTTCAGTGCGAAACTCGCGGTCACAAAATTTATCTCAACTGGACGACGCTGTCAGAGAAAAACAATTACGGCTTTTCAGTACAGCGGGCAATTTGTCAAAATTTGATTTCAGAGCCAGACATCAATTCCTGGAAAAAAATTTCCTTTGTGCCGGGACATGGAACGACTGCCGACCGTCACGACTACGAATTTCGTGATGATGCGGAAAATTTTTCAAATTGCTTTTTGTACTATCGTCTGAAACAAATCGACGTCGATGGCAGTTTTAAATTTTCACCCATTCGCCAGATCCACTTGCTGCCACGCCGATTTTCATTGGCGCAGAATTTTCCCAATCCGTTCAATTCCGCCACCAAAGTCAAATTTACGACGCCATTCTCCGGCACGGCGAGCGTTCACGTGTACAATGTCCGGGGACAGAAAATATTCACGTTAATCGACAGAAAAACGATGCCAGCCGGAAGTCACGAATTTAGCATCGATATGAACAGCTATCCGGCGGGGGTTTATTTTTATGAAATAAACTTTGTCGGAGAGCGAAATTTTCATCAGACAAACAAAATGATTTATCTCAAATAA
- a CDS encoding T9SS type A sorting domain-containing protein, whose amino-acid sequence MKKKKSILVMAWLVFGASYALGQQWEKQTAGLPSGISMAAVISAVNEQIAVLASDRNIFRTMNGGKNWQEINAPEDVMGTVVDIALPDSAKIWIATSGGQIFSTPNAGDFWVKQFEDTSLVNFMNYIEMFDDQTGIAMGDNAAAMTNPDVPAIFLSTTDGGQNWVSVNDSAFGGYSGDTWRRIDFVNPNVGYFFASGLNPQRLYKTRDGGHTWQATNFPTYLQVFRFFDENVGLAISKTHEIWRTLDGGESWESFSTPQTQWGDDVEFDPDNPANVWMTDQKKIYFSSDTGKTWIEQFDRGGSDLEFVNGYNGWGVGMYGVYRFQESSSVVAEEKKNLVRKFALMQNFPNPFNATTRVRFSLMRSMHISLDIFDLNGRLIENLESGYLAAGLHEIIWNGERFSSGTYFCRLRSEKSEQVRKILLLK is encoded by the coding sequence ATGAAAAAGAAAAAATCAATTTTGGTCATGGCGTGGCTTGTTTTTGGTGCGAGCTACGCTCTGGGACAGCAGTGGGAAAAACAGACAGCCGGACTGCCATCCGGCATTTCCATGGCGGCGGTGATCAGCGCCGTAAACGAACAAATTGCCGTTCTGGCTAGCGATCGAAATATTTTTCGAACGATGAACGGGGGAAAAAACTGGCAAGAAATAAATGCGCCAGAAGATGTGATGGGAACCGTGGTTGATATTGCGCTGCCAGACAGCGCGAAAATCTGGATTGCCACTTCCGGCGGGCAAATTTTTTCCACTCCGAACGCGGGAGATTTCTGGGTGAAACAATTCGAAGATACATCTCTTGTCAACTTTATGAATTATATTGAGATGTTTGACGATCAAACTGGAATTGCGATGGGCGATAATGCGGCGGCAATGACAAACCCCGATGTGCCGGCGATATTTTTGAGTACAACTGACGGCGGACAAAATTGGGTGTCTGTAAATGATTCTGCATTTGGCGGCTATTCCGGGGATACCTGGCGCCGCATTGATTTTGTCAACCCTAATGTCGGCTACTTTTTTGCATCGGGATTAAATCCGCAAAGGCTGTACAAAACCCGCGATGGCGGTCACACCTGGCAGGCAACGAATTTTCCAACCTATTTACAAGTTTTTCGCTTTTTTGATGAGAATGTCGGATTGGCAATTTCAAAAACTCATGAAATCTGGCGCACTCTTGACGGCGGTGAAAGCTGGGAGTCTTTTTCTACGCCGCAAACTCAATGGGGAGATGATGTCGAATTTGACCCCGACAATCCTGCCAATGTGTGGATGACAGATCAGAAAAAGATTTATTTTAGCAGCGATACCGGCAAAACGTGGATCGAGCAATTTGATCGGGGCGGCTCAGATTTGGAGTTTGTCAATGGCTACAACGGATGGGGTGTGGGAATGTATGGCGTTTATCGATTTCAGGAGAGCAGTTCTGTCGTGGCAGAGGAAAAGAAAAATCTGGTTCGGAAATTTGCTCTAATGCAGAATTTTCCAAATCCTTTTAATGCGACCACGCGGGTTCGTTTTTCTTTGATGAGGTCGATGCACATTTCATTAGATATTTTTGATCTGAATGGTCGGTTAATTGAAAACCTGGAATCAGGTTACCTCGCTGCCGGACTCCATGAAATTATCTGGAACGGGGAAAGATTTTCATCTGGAACCTATTTTTGCCGTTTGCGCTCAGAGAAATCAGAACAGGTGCGAAAAATTCTTTTGCTGAAATAG